ACGGCGTGGTCCGGCGCGAGTTCTCGCTGATCCCCGCCACCGACGACGTGCCCGTCACGCGCTGACCGCACGCAGCAGGCGCAACTGCCCCACGTTCTTCATCAGTTCGGCGTTGACCCACGCGGCCTGGTGCTCGACCGTGAGACCGGCGTCGGCCGGCCACGGGAACGCAGCCGGTGCCCCGGGATCGGGCAGCCCGTCCAGCACCTCCACCCACTCGTCGCGCAGCTCCCGCAACCAGCGGATGGCGTTCTCGTCCCCGGGCCAGCCGACCTCCTCGCGGTGCCGCGGCGCGCGGCACCGCGCGTGGTCCAGCGCGGTGCTCCACCACCAGCCGACGTGCCAGGTGACCCAGGCGATCGTCGGCACCGGAACCGGACGTGACCGGTCAGCGGACCGGGTTGGCCGGGATCGTGCCACCGCCCGCACGACCGGCCAACCGCTTTTCCGCACGTACACTCGGAGTGTGCGGACGCGACCGACCCTGAGCTGGACCCCCTCCGGCGAGCCATTGCCCCGCACCACCAGCCTCGACGACGTGGCGGCCATCGTCGGCGCGGGCGGTGTCGTCGTCCTCAGTGGCGCCGGGCTGTCCACCGAGTCCGGGATCCCGGACTACCGCGGCGCGTCCGGCAGCCTGCGCAGGCACACCCCGATGACGTACCAGGAGTTCGTCGGCGCCGAGCACGCGCGGCGCCGGTACTGGGCCCGCAGCCACCTCGGCTGGCGCACGATCGCCCGCGCGCACCCGAACGACGGCCACCGCGCCGTCGCCACCC
This is a stretch of genomic DNA from Amycolatopsis endophytica. It encodes these proteins:
- a CDS encoding DinB family protein gives rise to the protein MAATSSRLVVRGNGSPEGVQLRVGRVRTLRVYVRKSGWPVVRAVARSRPTRSADRSRPVPVPTIAWVTWHVGWWWSTALDHARCRAPRHREEVGWPGDENAIRWLRELRDEWVEVLDGLPDPGAPAAFPWPADAGLTVEHQAAWVNAELMKNVGQLRLLRAVSA